The nucleotide sequence GGAGAAatcctttttaggaggactccagaATTAGGATTCTTAAGATGTGTTGATTCCGCGGAAGCTACAAAATTAATAAAGGAAGTACATGCCAGAGTCTACGGGCGCCATATGAATGGGTTTGCCTTTActagaaagatcctgagaactgGTTACTTCTAGATGACTATGGAAAAGGATTGTAGCAAGTATGTACAGAAGTGCCTGAAATGCCAGATATACGGAGATTTGATTTGGATGCCTCCTTACGAGCTTTATGTAATGAGTTCACCTTGGACTTTTGTATCTTGGGGTATGGATGTTATCAAACCAATAGATCCACCGGCAttaaatgggcatagattcattttgatTGCTATTGATTACTTTACTAAGTAGATCAAAGATGCTTCATATAGAGCTATCACCAAGAAGGTGGTCGCATATTTTGtcaagaataacttgatttgccgatTTGGATTGCCAGAATCgatcattactgataatggggctAACTTGAACAATCGCTTGGTGAATGAGATTTGTGATCAATTCAAGATTATTCATGTCAACTCAACCATCGTCCATAGATAAATGGAGTCGTGGAAGCCACCAATAAGAACATTAAGAAGATCTTGAGGAAGATCGTCGAAAaggatagatcatggcatgagatatTGCCTTATGCTATGCTAGGGTATCGCATAACAGTTCGAACCTCAACTGGGGCAACCCCTTATCTACTTGTTTATGGGAATGAAGTTGTGATACCCGTCGAGGTTGAAATACCCTCcttaaggattattcaggaagccAAATTAAGTAACAAAGAGTGGGTTCGCGCTCGCTATGAACAACTCATGCTGATTGATGAGAAAAGAATGGTTATCGTGTGTTATAGTCAGTTGTATCAATACAGGATGATCCGTGCCTTCAAAAAGAAAGTAAGAGCTCGAATATTTAAAGTTGGGCAATTGGTCCTCAAACGCATATTTCCTCACCAAGAAGTGTACAAAGGCAAGTTTTCTCCAAATTGGCAAAGACCATACATAATTCGCAAGGTATTATCTGGAGGAGCCCTGATTATatctgagatggatggtcaagagtggaccaaaccaatcaattccgATGTGGTAAAGAGATACTATATTTGAAGAATGTCTTAGttttatttccttggtttatttgtaatcacctttatgatagtatttgtTTCATGATATGTCATTGCTTTGAATTCCTTTCCTTTTATATAGAAATACGTTTTACCTGAATTTACAAGAAAGGGAACATAGGCAGTatatgttggcttcggtcaatcccttaggagaatttatccttttcttttatgtataaactacgtgatgacctaaattcctaagaaagggatacgtaggcggcctatgtcggcttcagtcaacccatcagattttctatatatccttagcatactcctgaactacatttgacctgattcttgcatcaacgggatacgtaggcgcccc is from Capsicum annuum cultivar UCD-10X-F1 chromosome 5, UCD10Xv1.1, whole genome shotgun sequence and encodes:
- the LOC124898581 gene encoding uncharacterized protein LOC124898581, which encodes MGEDIAKIYPEWKLFFNGAVNFKESRIRAVLMSKIGQHYPTAAKLSFLCTNNMDEYEACILGLKLTLDMGIHDLLVIGNSDLLIHQIKDASYRAITKKVVAYFVKNNLICRFGLPESIITDNGANLNNRLINGVVEATNKNIKKILRKIVEKDRSWHEILPYAMLGYRITVRTSTGATPYLLVYGNEVVIPVEVEIPSLRIIQEAKLSNKEWVRARYEQLMLIDEKRMVIVCYSQLYQYRMIRAFKKKVRARIFKVGQLVLKRIFPHQEVYKGKFSPNWQRPYIIRKVLSGGALIISEMDGQEWTKPINSDVVKRYYI